The Polyangium mundeleinium genome contains the following window.
TCGGGACGACGGCCGCTGATCTCGCGGTGATGGCCGAGCACACGCCGTACGTGCACACAGACGAGCGAGGCCTCGCAGCCGCCGTGGCGCGTGGGCTCCTCCGATGCATCGAGGCATGCGCGGCCGTACGAGGTGTACCCGTGGAAGGGCTCTCGGTGGCCGTGCAGGGCGCAGGCGCCATCGGCGCGCGCGCAGCCGCAGCGCTCGCCGACGCCGGTGTGCGGATCGTCCTCGCCGACGTGGACACACGCCGCGCGGAGGAGGTCGCTCGCGGGATCCCCGGCGCGCGCGTCACCTCAGCCGATCGCATCCTCGTCGAAGACGTCGACATCGTCGCGCCCTGCGCCGTAGGCGGCGTCGTCACAGCCGAGGTCGTCCAGGCGATGCGCGCGTGGGCCGTGTGCGGCGCGGCGAACAACGCGCTCGCGTCACCCGAGATCGCGAGCCTGCTCGCCGCGCGTGGCATCCTCCACGTACCCGATCCGATCGCTTCAGCAGGCGCAGTGATCGATGGAATCGGCCTCTCCGTGATGGGACTCGCCGACCGCACACCGCTCATCGATCGGCTCGGCGACACGGCGCGGCTCGTGCTCGACGAGGCAAAGGCGACCGGGCGGACCCCGATGGACGTGGCCGAGGCGCGGGCGCTCGCGCGGATCGCGGCGGCGCGGCGTTAGCTCAGAACCACTGCACCACGAACTCCGCGAGGGCGATCGTTGCCCCGACGGCCAGGCTCGCGCGCGACAGTCGCTGCACCACGCCGGGTCGTGCCCAGAAGGGCGGCGGGGCTGGGATCGCCTTGAAGTCCTCGCTCCAGAGCACGCGGCTCACCTGCGGCGCGCTGCGGTAGTTGGCCTCGACCGCTTGCGACGGCATCTCGCGTGAGGCGCGCACTGTCACGAGCATCGCGGGCGAGCCGGGCACGCGCTGGGCTGCTTCGAGGGACGCGCGTGCTTGGTCCGAGAAGACGAGCGACGCGGGGGTGGCCTCTGGCGTGTCCTCCTCGATCTTCACGCCTGTTTCCGTGATCGAGAGGACCCGCGCGCGGATCAGACCCTCCTCGCGCGCGCCTGACATGATCTCTGCGAGGGGCACGGTTGCCGGGAGCGCTTCCGCGGATGGCGCGGGCATCCGCCGCGTGATGATCCGCGCGGCGACGAGCTGCAGGCCGAGCCAGAGCAGCGCGACGAATGCGCTTTCCCCGGCGTTCACGTAGGCGGACGTGCGCGCGCCGAGCCCGTTCACGCCGGCGAACGTGTAGAGCCCGAGCCCGTTGATCAGCGCGATGGCGGCTGTGCCGGCTGCGTTCAGCCCGAGCCCGAGCAGGATGCCCACGGCGTTGATCCCGATCGCGATCGGCCCGACGGCCACGCTCGCGCCGATGGCCACCACGCCGACGGCGACGTTGCCGATCGCGATGAAGCCGACCGCGACGTTTCCGAACGCAACAAGCCGAGGGCGTGCGTCCTGCAAAGGGCCCAGCCGCGGATCCCGGACCATCGGGAGCAAGGCTAGGCGACGAAGCGCGGGGTGGTCAACGCGGGCCTCCGCGGGGGCCCCGAGGAATCTGCAATGCCCGAAATTTTCCGCGAACGGCGGCCGTCCGCCCACGGGGCCCTGCGCATGGGCCGCGCACCCCCCTGCGGATCCTCTGCCGCATGCGGAACACGTGTCGCACGCCTGCGTACCGTCCGACGCACCCCTGGCGGACGTCGAGGCTGCTTTGATCCGCCCTTGCCCGCGCGCGACCCGCCTGTTTGACCTCCTTCTCGGCGGAGTCCTGGTTCGCCCGCGTCACGAGCCGCGAAAAACCATTTGCGCGCGCCGCGTCATTTCGCAGAGAAATCGCCGTCGCGGGCGTTTGTCCGCACCCGGTACGCCGTTTGCCCTTGGCGCCCAGCATGCCCGCCCGCGTGATCCTCCCTCGATTCCTCTGCTTGCCGTTTCTCGCGACGCTCGCCCTCGCGTCGTCCGGTTGTGGCCTCTTTGATCTGTTCGAGTCCGAGACCACCCTCGCTGACCTCGACCCTTCCCGTGCGCGTGTCGAGGTGGAGCTCGGCGAGTCGCCGCGCGTCTCGCTCGCGCTCGTGGCCAAGGAGGGGACGTGCGAGGCGATCACCGACGACATCGAGGCCAAGGTGGACGATCGGAAGATGGATCTCTTCATGCGCGGCGGCGAGACGCCCTCGAAAGACGGCTGGGTCTGCGGCGCGCCCACCTTCCGCAAGGCCCTCGCCGAGGAGAACCTCGGCAAGGACAAGACGCACTTCGAGGTCTCGGACGAGACGGCCCGCATCGCGCTCGACTTCGAGGACCTGCTCGCCCCGCGGACGATCACCACGAGCCACCCGGACAACAAGATCGACCCGGGCGTCGACCTCGCGCTCGCGTGGTCCGCGCCGGGCGACGAGCTCGACGAGGAGAACCTCGACGTCGTCTTCACCTATGACGACGAGACGCTCGAACTGCCGGCCCCGCCGCAAGTGAGCGTCGTGGACAGGGAGATCGTCGTGCGGATCCCCCAGGGCGCGCCGGCGGGGACCGCGACGCTCCGCGTGGACGCGGAGGTCCGGGTGGACGCCACGTCCTGCGAGGGCACGCCGAGCTGCGAGGCCACCGTGAAGGTCTCGCCGGAGGTCGCGGTCGAGGTGACGAGCGGGCCGGTGCCCTGAAGCGAGCGAGCAGCGCTCCCCATGCGCGGCGCGTGGCAGTAGACTCGCGCCCCGATGGGTGATGTGTCGTTGACGGAGACGCCGGTCCTCGTGACCGGCGCGAGCGGGTTCATCGGAGGACGCCTGGCCGAGCGCCTCGCGGCCGAGGACAAGGCGAGCGTGGTCGGCGCGGGGCGATCCTTCCCGGACGAGGCGAAGCTTCGTGGCGTGGGCGTCACGATCCACCGGGCCGACGTGCGCGACGCCGGCGCGATGGCGCGGCTCTGCGAGGGCAAACGTGTCGTCTTTCACCTCGCCGCGTGGCTCGAGCGCGGCAAGGGCGGCGAGTCCGACGCGTACGCGGTCAACGTGGATGCGACGCGCGCGCTCGTGACGGCGGCGGCGCGCGCGGGCTGCGAGCGGTTCGTCCTCGTGAGCACCATCTCGGTGTATGGGCTCCCGGCGACGGATCTCGTCGACGAGTCGGTCCCGATCGACGTGACGCAGGGCGATCTCTACGGCCGCACGAAGGCGCTCGGTGAGGAGGCGGCGCGCGAGGCCGCGGCGCAGGCGAACCTTCCGATCTCGATCGTGCGGCCGGCGATGGTGTACGGGCCGCGCTCGGGCGGATGGACCGTGGGCATGCTCCGGCTCGTGCAGAAGGGCGTGCCCGTGATCTTCGGCGACGGCCAGGGCCACGCGTATCCCGTCTACGTGGACGACGTCGTCGACATGGTGCGCCTCGCCGCGACGCGGCCCGAGGCCGAGGGCGAGGCGTTCAACGCGTGCGACGCGGCCGTCACGTGGGAGCGCTTCTTC
Protein-coding sequences here:
- a CDS encoding Glu/Leu/Phe/Val dehydrogenase dimerization domain-containing protein, whose translation is MAELLPKPAASGPRCIYVADPRSGLRAIVALDDTTLGPAVGGVRTMRYPSADAALADVLALARAMTRKCSLAGLDAGGGKAVVLLGDGVDRKAAFARLGQVVEELGGMFRTAGDLGTTAADLAVMAEHTPYVHTDERGLAAAVARGLLRCIEACAAVRGVPVEGLSVAVQGAGAIGARAAAALADAGVRIVLADVDTRRAEEVARGIPGARVTSADRILVEDVDIVAPCAVGGVVTAEVVQAMRAWAVCGAANNALASPEIASLLAARGILHVPDPIASAGAVIDGIGLSVMGLADRTPLIDRLGDTARLVLDEAKATGRTPMDVAEARALARIAAARR
- a CDS encoding NAD-dependent epimerase/dehydratase family protein, whose translation is MGDVSLTETPVLVTGASGFIGGRLAERLAAEDKASVVGAGRSFPDEAKLRGVGVTIHRADVRDAGAMARLCEGKRVVFHLAAWLERGKGGESDAYAVNVDATRALVTAAARAGCERFVLVSTISVYGLPATDLVDESVPIDVTQGDLYGRTKALGEEAAREAAAQANLPISIVRPAMVYGPRSGGWTVGMLRLVQKGVPVIFGDGQGHAYPVYVDDVVDMVRLAATRPEAEGEAFNACDAAVTWERFFGFYGAMSGKRPRRVPMPIAYLIARANELFKLGIPLTAERLERYVRKLQYPTAKAERLLGWQVRVPIEEGMRRSEAWLRETGKLRGSSTA